A single region of the Variovorax terrae genome encodes:
- a CDS encoding TPM domain-containing protein: MLQVRITRSLAALFFIALASFALAAWAQPLQPIPALTAHVLDTTGTLQASQQQALEARLAAFEQAKGSQLVILMVPTTQPEDIAAYANRVGNAWKIGRQGVGDGLILLVAKNDRKVRIEVAKTLEGAVPDLAAKQVIDEAITPNFRKGDYAAGLDAAVDQLTARISGEALPAPQAPAGTATRHHGSPLDEGFDWMDLAVFLFFAVPIGGAVLRSLLGRKLGALVTGGGVGVLALAITSSLFVAGLAAMVALLFALFSSFTPTLPAGRGRGGFGGGWGGSGGGGGGGWSSGGGGGGFSSGGGGDFGGGGASGDW; encoded by the coding sequence ATGCTCCAGGTCCGCATCACCCGGTCACTGGCTGCTCTTTTTTTCATAGCACTCGCGAGCTTCGCCCTGGCCGCCTGGGCGCAGCCGCTGCAGCCCATTCCGGCGCTGACGGCCCATGTGCTGGACACCACCGGCACGCTGCAGGCCTCGCAGCAGCAGGCGCTGGAAGCCCGGCTGGCCGCCTTCGAGCAGGCCAAGGGCTCGCAGTTGGTGATCCTGATGGTGCCGACCACGCAGCCCGAGGACATCGCGGCCTACGCCAACCGCGTGGGCAACGCCTGGAAGATCGGCCGCCAGGGCGTGGGCGACGGCCTGATCCTGCTGGTCGCCAAGAACGACCGCAAGGTGCGCATCGAGGTCGCCAAGACGCTGGAAGGCGCCGTGCCCGACCTGGCCGCCAAGCAGGTGATCGACGAGGCCATCACGCCGAACTTCAGGAAGGGCGACTACGCGGCCGGGCTGGACGCGGCGGTGGACCAGCTCACGGCGCGCATCAGCGGCGAGGCGCTGCCCGCGCCGCAGGCGCCGGCGGGCACCGCCACGCGACACCACGGCTCGCCGCTGGACGAGGGCTTCGACTGGATGGATCTGGCGGTCTTCCTGTTCTTCGCGGTGCCGATCGGCGGCGCCGTGCTGCGCAGCCTGCTGGGGCGCAAGCTGGGCGCGCTGGTCACGGGCGGTGGCGTGGGCGTGCTGGCGCTGGCCATCACCTCCAGCCTCTTCGTGGCCGGACTTGCGGCCATGGTCGCGCTGCTGTTCGCACTGTTCTCCAGCTTCACGCCCACGCTGCCGGCCGGTCGCGGACGCGGCGGCTTCGGCGGCGGCTGGGGCGGCAGTGGCGGTGGAGGTGGCGGCGGCTGGAGCAGCGGCGGCGGTGGTGGCGGCTTCAGCTCGGGCGGCGGCGGCGATTTTGGCGGCGGCGGCGCCTCGGGAGACTGGTGA
- a CDS encoding LemA family protein has protein sequence MKRWLLILIATLSLGGCGYNDFQRLDEQTKAAWSEVLNQYQRRADLVPNIVATVKGEAQFEQDTLTKVVEARAKATSIQVTPETLNNPEAFNKFQQAQGELGSALSRLMVVSERYPELKANQGFRDLRVQLEGTENRITVARNRYIQAVQEYNVLARSFPSNLTAMAFSYAPKPNFSVQNEAQLATPPQVDFTKK, from the coding sequence ATGAAACGCTGGCTTCTCATCCTCATCGCAACGCTGTCCCTGGGCGGCTGCGGCTACAACGATTTCCAGCGGCTGGACGAGCAGACCAAGGCGGCCTGGAGCGAGGTGCTCAACCAGTACCAGCGCCGCGCCGACCTGGTGCCCAACATCGTGGCCACGGTCAAGGGCGAGGCCCAGTTCGAGCAGGACACGCTGACCAAGGTGGTGGAGGCGCGCGCCAAGGCCACCTCGATCCAGGTCACGCCCGAGACGCTGAACAACCCCGAGGCCTTCAACAAGTTCCAGCAGGCGCAGGGCGAGCTCGGCAGCGCGCTGAGCCGCCTGATGGTGGTGAGCGAGCGCTACCCCGAGCTCAAGGCCAACCAGGGCTTCCGCGACCTGCGGGTGCAGCTCGAAGGCACCGAGAACCGCATCACCGTGGCGCGCAACCGCTACATCCAGGCGGTGCAGGAGTACAACGTGCTGGCGCGCAGCTTCCCCAGCAACCTCACGGCCATGGCCTTCAGCTATGCGCCCAAGCCCAACTTCAGCGTGCAGAACGAAGCCCAGCTCGCCACGCCGCCGCAGGTCGATTTCACCAAGAAATAA
- a CDS encoding YybH family protein: MPKAKLHAATVGGSADDIEAAFYEALQGGDIDKLMACWADEDEIVCVHPGGPRLVGAAAIRTAFDAMFANGSIRAWPERVRKVDSLASAVHNVLERIEVMTPEGPHEAWVIATNVYHKTAQGWRLVAHHASPGTPHEVQEGSEAPQMLH, translated from the coding sequence ATGCCCAAAGCCAAACTCCATGCCGCCACGGTGGGGGGCTCCGCCGACGACATTGAAGCGGCCTTCTACGAGGCGCTGCAAGGCGGCGATATCGACAAGCTCATGGCCTGCTGGGCCGATGAGGACGAGATCGTCTGCGTGCATCCCGGGGGGCCGCGCCTAGTGGGCGCCGCCGCCATCCGGACGGCGTTCGACGCCATGTTTGCCAATGGCAGCATCCGGGCCTGGCCGGAGCGGGTGCGCAAGGTCGATTCGCTGGCCAGCGCCGTGCACAACGTGCTCGAGCGCATCGAGGTCATGACGCCGGAAGGCCCGCACGAAGCCTGGGTGATCGCCACCAACGTGTACCACAAGACGGCGCAGGGCTGGCGCCTGGTGGCCCATCATGCCAGCCCCGGAACGCCCCACGAGGTGCAGGAGGGCAGCGAGGCGCCGCAGATGCTGCATTGA
- a CDS encoding YheT family hydrolase, whose protein sequence is MNYVAPFWLPGGNLQTIWPALFSRRAFGPPPQYQRERWGTPDGDFIDVDWLAPPGASREPRGAAQPLLVLFHGLEGTSRSHYAEAFADLARERGWAYAVPHFRGCSGEINLAPRAYHSGDFEEIGWILQRFRAQWKHQGGGPLVAVGISLGGNALLRWAEEMGEAAAPVAEAVASVCSPVDLTAGGQAIGRGFNRLVYTRMFLNTMVPKALQKLDQHPGLFDREALLAARSLYEFDNVFTAPLHGFRSTDDYWARASAKPQLDRIRIPALVVNARNDPFVPSWCLPRPAEVGERVTLWQPVHGGHVGFPQGPLPGHVRSMPDAVGGWLAEHS, encoded by the coding sequence ATGAATTACGTAGCGCCCTTCTGGCTGCCCGGCGGCAATCTGCAGACCATCTGGCCCGCGCTGTTCTCGCGCCGTGCCTTCGGCCCGCCCCCGCAGTACCAGCGCGAACGCTGGGGCACGCCGGACGGCGACTTCATCGACGTGGACTGGCTGGCGCCGCCCGGCGCCTCCCGCGAGCCCCGGGGCGCGGCGCAGCCCCTGCTGGTGCTGTTCCATGGCCTCGAAGGCACCTCGCGCAGCCATTACGCCGAAGCCTTTGCCGATCTCGCGCGCGAGCGCGGCTGGGCCTACGCCGTGCCGCATTTCCGCGGCTGCAGCGGCGAGATCAACCTGGCGCCGCGTGCCTACCACTCGGGCGACTTCGAGGAGATCGGCTGGATCCTGCAGCGCTTTCGCGCGCAATGGAAGCACCAGGGCGGCGGGCCGCTGGTGGCGGTGGGCATCTCGCTGGGCGGCAACGCGCTGCTGCGCTGGGCCGAGGAGATGGGCGAGGCGGCCGCCCCGGTGGCAGAGGCGGTGGCCTCGGTCTGCTCGCCGGTGGACCTCACGGCCGGCGGCCAGGCCATCGGGCGCGGCTTCAACCGGCTGGTCTACACGCGCATGTTCCTCAACACCATGGTGCCCAAGGCGCTGCAGAAGCTCGACCAGCACCCGGGCCTGTTCGACCGCGAGGCGCTGCTGGCGGCGCGCAGCCTGTACGAGTTCGACAACGTCTTCACCGCGCCGCTGCACGGCTTTCGCAGCACCGACGACTACTGGGCGCGGGCCTCGGCCAAGCCGCAGCTCGACCGCATCCGCATCCCGGCGCTGGTGGTCAACGCGCGCAACGATCCCTTCGTGCCGTCCTGGTGCCTGCCGCGGCCGGCCGAGGTGGGCGAGCGCGTGACGCTGTGGCAGCCGGTGCACGGCGGCCATGTCGGCTTTCCGCAGGGGCCGCTGCCGGGGCATGTGCGCAGCATGCCGGACGCGGTGGGCGGCTGGCTGGCCGAGCACAGCTAG
- a CDS encoding DUF2946 family protein, translating to MDDIVRQAIAKWPHVPHCYGWLGLDARGNWYMRDDRTQALGAFASGVAGARGSLLRHDKLVDFIHRNYESDAQGQWFFQNGPQRVYVELEATPLVWRVGGDLAVAAHTGRPARPQRCVLDEHGRLYLDTDLGFGLVHTQDVALAAEAIEQGLWVPQDMATHELPARFGYVRSPAARQALQNQ from the coding sequence ATGGATGACATCGTTCGCCAGGCCATCGCCAAATGGCCCCACGTGCCCCACTGCTACGGCTGGCTGGGCCTGGATGCGCGCGGCAACTGGTACATGCGCGACGACCGCACCCAGGCGCTCGGGGCTTTCGCCAGCGGCGTGGCGGGCGCCCGGGGTTCGCTGCTGCGGCACGACAAGCTGGTCGACTTCATCCACCGCAACTACGAAAGCGATGCCCAGGGCCAGTGGTTCTTCCAGAACGGCCCGCAGCGCGTCTATGTGGAGCTCGAAGCCACGCCCCTGGTCTGGCGCGTGGGCGGCGATCTGGCCGTCGCGGCGCACACCGGCCGCCCGGCCCGGCCGCAGCGCTGCGTGCTGGACGAGCACGGGCGCCTCTACCTGGACACCGATCTGGGTTTCGGGCTGGTGCACACCCAGGATGTGGCGCTCGCGGCCGAGGCGATCGAGCAGGGCCTGTGGGTGCCGCAGGACATGGCCACGCACGAGCTGCCGGCGCGTTTTGGCTATGTGCGCAGCCCGGCGGCCCGCCAGGCGCTACAAAATCAATAG
- a CDS encoding c-type cytochrome, whose protein sequence is MSDNSHEEAHTGPIKNPKQLLIAVFFSFVVPVFAIIGLVYYVVSGAKPAGTAEADSMALGGISQQARDKGVAERLQKVGTVEIRDANRALKTGEEVFKAQCTTCHSAGLAGAPKFGDAAAWGPRIKTGYDTLLNAALHGKGAMGAQGGGDFEDLEVARAVVYMANAGGAKFAEPQAPAAAASAPAAAASQATK, encoded by the coding sequence ATGAGCGATAACAGCCACGAAGAAGCCCATACCGGCCCGATCAAGAACCCCAAGCAGCTGCTGATTGCGGTATTTTTCTCGTTCGTCGTTCCCGTCTTCGCCATCATCGGCCTCGTGTACTACGTGGTGTCGGGCGCCAAGCCCGCCGGCACGGCCGAGGCGGACAGCATGGCGCTGGGGGGCATCAGCCAGCAGGCGCGCGACAAGGGCGTGGCCGAGCGCCTGCAGAAGGTCGGCACCGTGGAGATCCGCGACGCCAACCGCGCCCTCAAGACCGGCGAGGAAGTGTTCAAGGCCCAGTGCACCACCTGCCACTCGGCCGGCCTGGCCGGCGCGCCCAAGTTCGGCGATGCCGCCGCCTGGGGCCCGCGCATCAAGACCGGGTATGACACCCTGCTGAACGCGGCCCTGCATGGCAAGGGCGCCATGGGCGCACAGGGCGGCGGTGACTTCGAAGACCTCGAGGTCGCCCGCGCCGTGGTCTACATGGCCAACGCCGGCGGCGCCAAGTTCGCCGAGCCGCAGGCCCCGGCAGCAGCCGCCTCGGCCCCGGCCGCCGCGGCTTCGCAGGCCACCAAGTAA
- a CDS encoding efflux transporter outer membrane subunit: MHNTSSLPALSALAAALLLAGCSMIPAYERPAAPVATTWPAPAATAPASQAAADIDWRDFFSDARLRRLIELALQNNRDLRIAVLNIEQARAQYQIKRADQLPSVSAAVTETRQNPSATGPGLSSVATAGLSVTSYELDFFGRVRALSQSAQASFLTTEEARKTVQISLVASVANGYLNWLADNELLALTRETLTTREESLKLTKLRFDNGVASELDYAQARSLLEAAKATLAQAQRQRAQDENALVLLLGQPIPADLPAGPELLSGVPLLADVPAGLPSDLLTRRPDIRQAEQQLLSANASIGAARAAFFPSITLTASVGRASTELSNLFSGGAVGAWSWAPQLVLPIFDAGRNQARLDSARAGRDIAVAQYEKAIQGAFREVADALAGRATLGEQLRAQQAQVEAETTRYKLSDLRYSNGVASYLDLLDAQRSLFTARQGALQIQLAQLQNQVTLYKSLGGGWKEPAAAPAS; this comes from the coding sequence ATGCATAACACCTCTTCCCTCCCGGCCCTGAGCGCGCTGGCTGCTGCCCTGCTGCTGGCGGGCTGCTCGATGATCCCGGCCTACGAGCGGCCGGCCGCCCCGGTGGCCACCACCTGGCCCGCCCCGGCGGCCACCGCGCCGGCCAGCCAGGCGGCGGCCGACATCGACTGGCGCGACTTCTTCAGCGACGCGCGGCTGAGGCGGCTGATCGAGTTGGCCCTGCAGAACAACCGCGACCTGCGCATCGCCGTGCTCAACATCGAGCAGGCCCGCGCGCAGTACCAGATCAAGCGCGCCGACCAGTTGCCCAGTGTGAGCGCGGCCGTCACCGAAACGCGCCAGAACCCGAGCGCTACCGGCCCCGGCCTCTCCAGCGTGGCCACGGCCGGGCTGTCGGTCACCTCGTACGAGCTCGACTTCTTCGGCCGCGTGCGCGCGCTCAGCCAGTCGGCCCAGGCCAGTTTCCTGACCACCGAGGAAGCGCGCAAGACGGTGCAGATCAGCCTGGTGGCGTCGGTCGCCAACGGCTACCTCAACTGGCTGGCCGACAACGAGCTGCTGGCGCTGACGCGCGAAACCCTGACCACGCGCGAGGAATCGCTCAAGCTCACCAAGCTGCGCTTCGACAACGGCGTGGCCTCCGAGCTGGACTATGCCCAGGCCCGTTCGCTGCTCGAAGCCGCCAAGGCCACGCTGGCGCAGGCCCAGCGCCAGCGCGCGCAGGACGAAAACGCCCTGGTGCTGCTGCTGGGCCAGCCGATCCCGGCCGACCTGCCGGCGGGCCCCGAGCTGCTCAGCGGCGTGCCCCTGCTGGCCGACGTGCCGGCCGGGCTGCCGAGCGACCTGCTCACGCGCCGGCCCGACATCCGGCAGGCCGAACAGCAACTGCTCTCGGCCAATGCCAGCATCGGCGCGGCGCGCGCCGCGTTCTTCCCGAGCATCACCCTCACCGCCAGCGTGGGCCGGGCCAGCACCGAGCTGTCGAACCTGTTCAGCGGCGGCGCGGTCGGCGCCTGGAGCTGGGCGCCGCAGCTGGTGCTGCCGATCTTCGACGCCGGCCGCAACCAGGCGCGGCTGGACTCAGCCCGGGCCGGGCGCGACATCGCCGTGGCGCAGTACGAGAAGGCGATCCAGGGCGCCTTCCGCGAAGTGGCCGACGCGCTGGCCGGCCGCGCCACGCTGGGCGAGCAGCTGCGCGCGCAGCAGGCCCAGGTGGAGGCCGAGACCACGCGCTACAAGCTGTCCGACCTGCGCTACAGCAACGGCGTGGCCAGCTACCTCGACCTGCTCGATGCCCAGCGCTCGCTGTTCACCGCGCGCCAGGGTGCGCTGCAGATCCAGCTGGCGCAGCTGCAGAACCAGGTCACGCTGTACAAGTCGCTGGGCGGCGGCTGGAAGGAACCGGCGGCCGCGCCGGCGTCCTGA
- a CDS encoding efflux RND transporter permease subunit, whose product MAKFFIDRPIFAWVIALFVMVMGAVSITQLPIAQYPSVAPPTIVISAAYPGASAQTLEDSVLAVIEREMNGAPGLAYMESVSQADGSGQITLSFEPGTNADLAQVEVQNRLSRATPRLPSVVNQQGVRVEKSRANFLLFTMLSSDDPSFDIDALGDYAARNVVPEIQRLPGIGQAQLFGSERAMRIWIDPAKLVSYGLSAGDVNNAIQAQNAQVSAGSIGNLPNVPGQTMAATVVVPGQLGSVAQFGNIVLRANTDGSAVRLKDVARIELGAQAYSTSARLNGKPAVGIGVQLSPTGNALAAAKEVRQRMQELERYFPKGVKWEIPYDSSRFVKISISQVAETLIEAVVLVFLVMFLFLQNWRYTVIPTIVVPVALLGTFAALLALGFSINVLTMFGMVLVIGIVVDDAIVVVENVERIMSEEGLPPLQATRKAMSQISGAIIGVTVVLISVFVPLAFFSGSTGNIYRQFSAVMVASIGFSAFMALSLTPALCATLLKPVEAGHHHEKKGFFGWFNRGFSRTAKGYEGWVARILRRSGRMMIIYLAIIAAVALVYKRLPSSFLPNEDQGYIIVNVQLPPGATLERTQSVMAQVEGFMLKQPEVQSMVGVLGFSFSGQGQNAGLAFVTLKDWAERKGAGHSAQGLAGRAFGALMGIRDAFIYPLSPPPIPELGTASGFTFRLQDRGGKGHEALVGARNQMLGMASQSKILSGVRPDGLEDAPQLQIDIDRDKANAQGVGFAAINSAISTALGSSYVNDFPNQGRMQRVVVQAEAAARMQPEDILRINVLNTQGQTVPLSAVATTRWISGPMQTVRYNGYPAMRIGGDAAQGYSTGDAMNEMERLAAKLPEGFGFEWTGQSREEKLAGSQALLLYGFALLAVFLCLAALYESWSIPMSVILVVPLGVLGVLLATLLRGLSNDVYFQVGLITIIGLASKNAILIIEFAKDLQAQGKGVVESALAAAHLRFRPIVMTSLAFMLGVLPLAIATGASSASQRAIGTGVLGGMLTGTALAVFFVPTFFVVVRSIFKGSERQRKIYAEHAEHAGVGETPHA is encoded by the coding sequence ATGGCAAAGTTCTTCATCGATCGGCCCATCTTCGCCTGGGTGATCGCGCTGTTCGTCATGGTGATGGGCGCGGTTTCCATCACCCAGCTACCGATCGCGCAATACCCGTCGGTGGCGCCGCCGACCATCGTGATTTCCGCCGCCTACCCGGGCGCTTCGGCCCAGACGCTGGAAGACAGCGTGCTGGCCGTGATCGAGCGCGAGATGAACGGCGCGCCCGGCCTGGCCTACATGGAGTCGGTCAGCCAGGCCGACGGCTCCGGCCAGATCACGCTGAGCTTCGAGCCCGGCACCAATGCCGACCTGGCGCAGGTGGAGGTGCAGAACCGCCTCTCGCGCGCCACACCGCGCCTGCCCAGCGTGGTCAACCAGCAAGGCGTGCGCGTGGAAAAATCGCGCGCCAACTTCCTGCTGTTCACCATGCTGTCCTCGGACGACCCCTCGTTCGACATCGACGCCCTGGGTGACTATGCCGCGCGCAACGTGGTGCCCGAAATCCAGCGCCTGCCCGGCATCGGCCAGGCCCAGCTGTTCGGCTCCGAGCGCGCCATGCGCATCTGGATCGATCCGGCCAAGCTGGTCAGCTACGGCCTGTCGGCCGGCGACGTGAACAACGCGATCCAGGCACAGAACGCCCAGGTCTCGGCCGGCAGCATCGGCAACCTGCCCAACGTGCCCGGCCAGACCATGGCCGCCACGGTGGTGGTGCCGGGCCAGCTCGGCAGCGTCGCGCAGTTCGGCAACATCGTGCTGCGCGCCAACACCGACGGCTCCGCCGTGCGCCTGAAGGACGTGGCCCGCATCGAGCTCGGCGCCCAGGCCTACTCGACCTCGGCGCGCCTGAACGGCAAGCCCGCGGTCGGCATCGGCGTGCAGCTCTCGCCCACCGGCAACGCGCTGGCCGCGGCCAAGGAAGTGCGCCAGCGCATGCAGGAACTCGAGCGCTACTTCCCCAAGGGCGTGAAGTGGGAGATCCCCTACGACAGCTCGCGCTTCGTCAAGATCTCGATCTCGCAGGTGGCCGAGACCCTGATCGAAGCCGTGGTGCTGGTGTTCCTGGTGATGTTCCTGTTCCTGCAGAACTGGCGCTACACCGTCATTCCGACCATCGTGGTGCCGGTGGCCCTGCTGGGCACCTTCGCCGCGCTGCTGGCGCTGGGCTTCTCGATCAACGTGCTGACCATGTTTGGCATGGTACTGGTGATCGGCATCGTGGTGGACGACGCCATCGTGGTGGTGGAGAACGTCGAGCGCATCATGAGCGAGGAAGGGCTGCCGCCGCTGCAGGCCACGCGCAAGGCCATGAGCCAGATCTCGGGCGCCATCATCGGCGTGACCGTGGTGCTGATCTCGGTGTTCGTGCCGCTGGCCTTCTTCAGCGGCTCGACCGGCAACATCTACCGCCAGTTCTCGGCGGTGATGGTGGCCTCCATCGGCTTCTCGGCCTTCATGGCGCTGTCGCTCACGCCCGCGTTGTGCGCCACGCTGCTCAAGCCGGTCGAGGCCGGGCACCACCACGAGAAGAAAGGCTTCTTCGGCTGGTTCAACCGCGGCTTCTCGCGCACCGCCAAGGGCTATGAAGGCTGGGTGGCCCGCATCCTGCGGCGCAGCGGCCGCATGATGATCATCTACCTGGCGATCATCGCGGCCGTGGCGCTGGTCTACAAGCGCCTGCCCTCCTCGTTCCTGCCCAACGAAGACCAGGGCTACATCATCGTGAACGTGCAGCTGCCCCCGGGCGCCACGCTCGAGCGCACCCAGTCGGTGATGGCGCAGGTCGAAGGCTTCATGCTCAAGCAGCCTGAAGTGCAGAGCATGGTGGGCGTGCTGGGCTTCAGCTTCTCGGGCCAGGGCCAGAACGCCGGCCTGGCGTTCGTCACGCTCAAGGACTGGGCCGAGCGCAAGGGCGCCGGGCACAGCGCCCAGGGCCTGGCCGGCCGTGCCTTCGGCGCGCTCATGGGCATCCGCGACGCCTTCATCTACCCGCTGTCGCCGCCGCCCATCCCCGAGCTCGGCACGGCCTCGGGCTTCACCTTCCGGCTGCAGGACCGCGGCGGCAAGGGACACGAGGCGTTGGTGGGCGCGCGCAACCAGATGCTGGGCATGGCCTCGCAGAGCAAGATCCTGAGCGGCGTGCGGCCCGACGGCCTGGAAGACGCGCCTCAACTGCAGATCGACATCGACCGCGACAAGGCCAATGCCCAGGGCGTGGGCTTCGCCGCGATCAACAGCGCGATCTCCACGGCGCTCGGCTCGTCCTACGTCAACGACTTCCCGAACCAGGGCCGGATGCAGCGCGTCGTGGTGCAGGCGGAGGCCGCCGCGCGCATGCAGCCCGAGGACATCCTGCGGATCAACGTGCTCAACACGCAGGGCCAAACGGTGCCGCTGTCGGCCGTGGCCACCACGCGCTGGATCAGCGGCCCGATGCAGACCGTGCGCTACAACGGCTACCCCGCCATGCGCATCGGCGGCGACGCCGCGCAGGGCTACAGCACGGGCGACGCCATGAACGAGATGGAGCGCCTGGCGGCCAAGCTGCCCGAGGGCTTCGGCTTCGAGTGGACCGGCCAGTCGCGCGAGGAAAAACTCGCCGGCTCGCAGGCCCTGCTGCTCTACGGCTTCGCGCTGCTGGCGGTGTTCCTGTGCCTGGCCGCGCTGTACGAGAGCTGGTCGATCCCGATGTCGGTGATCCTGGTGGTGCCGCTGGGCGTGCTGGGCGTGCTGCTGGCCACGCTGCTGCGCGGCCTGTCGAACGACGTGTACTTCCAGGTGGGGCTGATCACCATCATCGGCCTGGCCTCCAAGAACGCGATTCTGATCATCGAGTTCGCCAAGGACCTGCAGGCCCAGGGCAAGGGCGTGGTCGAGTCGGCGCTGGCCGCGGCCCACCTGCGGTTCCGCCCCATCGTCATGACCTCGCTGGCCTTCATGCTGGGCGTGCTGCCGCTGGCCATCGCCACGGGCGCCAGCTCGGCCAGCCAGCGCGCCATCGGCACCGGCGTGCTGGGCGGCATGCTGACCGGCACGGCGCTGGCCGTGTTCTTCGTGCCGACGTTCTTCGTGGTCGTGCGCTCGATTTTCAAAGGCAGCGAGCGCCAGAGAAAGATCTATGCCGAACATGCCGAGCATGCCGGCGTGGGAGAAACCCCTCATGCATAA
- a CDS encoding efflux RND transporter periplasmic adaptor subunit gives MPALSNIKSDPLFARPGRFVLGGLALALLLAGCGAKDAAQAQGGGGGMPPPEVGVVTVTPGDVGLVTELPGRLEASRIAQVRARAAGILQKRLFREGSDVKAGQPLFQIDPAPYAAAYESAQATLARAEANLAQATALAERYKPLVEANAVSKQDYATAVASQKSAQADVAAGKAAVQTARINLGYASVTAPIAGRIGRALVTEGALVGQGEATQLAVVQQINPMYVNFTQSATDVMKLRKAMADGQLKRAPGSEAASVRLVLEDGTEHTQAGKLLFSDLTVDATTGQITLRAEVPNPSGLLLPGLYVRVRLEQAQASNAIMLPQQAVTRTAQGDTVMVVGADGALSPRSVKVGGAKGNQWIILDGLKAGEQVMVDGVMKLMPGVTKVKPVPWQPGGAKAPAAAASGPAAAASAPTAAASAAKQ, from the coding sequence ATGCCTGCCTTGAGCAATATCAAGTCTGATCCGCTGTTTGCCCGTCCCGGCCGTTTCGTGCTCGGCGGCCTGGCCCTGGCCCTGCTGCTCGCCGGCTGCGGCGCCAAGGATGCCGCCCAGGCCCAGGGCGGTGGAGGCGGCATGCCGCCGCCCGAAGTGGGCGTGGTCACCGTCACGCCCGGTGATGTGGGCCTGGTGACCGAGCTGCCCGGCCGCCTGGAGGCTTCGCGCATTGCGCAGGTCCGGGCGCGTGCCGCCGGCATCCTGCAAAAACGGCTGTTCCGCGAGGGCAGCGACGTCAAGGCCGGCCAGCCGCTGTTCCAGATCGACCCGGCCCCCTATGCCGCCGCCTACGAAAGCGCACAGGCCACGCTGGCGCGCGCCGAGGCCAACCTGGCCCAGGCCACCGCGCTGGCCGAGCGCTACAAGCCGCTGGTGGAAGCCAATGCCGTGAGCAAGCAAGACTACGCCACCGCCGTGGCCTCGCAGAAATCGGCCCAGGCCGACGTGGCCGCCGGCAAGGCCGCGGTACAGACCGCCAGGATCAATCTCGGCTACGCCAGCGTGACCGCGCCGATCGCCGGACGCATCGGGCGCGCCCTGGTCACCGAGGGCGCCCTGGTGGGCCAGGGCGAGGCCACGCAGTTGGCCGTGGTGCAGCAGATCAACCCGATGTACGTGAACTTCACCCAGTCGGCCACGGACGTGATGAAGCTGCGCAAGGCCATGGCCGACGGCCAGCTCAAGCGCGCGCCGGGCTCCGAGGCCGCCAGCGTGCGCCTGGTGCTCGAAGATGGCACCGAACACACCCAGGCCGGCAAGCTGCTGTTTTCCGACCTGACGGTGGACGCCACCACGGGCCAGATCACGCTGCGCGCCGAGGTGCCCAACCCGAGCGGCCTGCTGCTGCCCGGCCTGTACGTGCGCGTGCGCCTGGAGCAGGCGCAGGCCAGCAACGCCATCATGCTGCCGCAGCAGGCGGTCACGCGCACCGCCCAGGGCGACACGGTGATGGTGGTCGGCGCCGACGGCGCCCTGAGCCCGCGCTCCGTCAAGGTGGGCGGCGCCAAGGGCAACCAGTGGATCATCCTCGACGGCCTGAAGGCTGGCGAGCAGGTCATGGTGGACGGCGTCATGAAACTGATGCCGGGCGTCACCAAGGTCAAACCCGTGCCGTGGCAACCCGGCGGGGCCAAGGCGCCGGCCGCAGCAGCCTCCGGCCCCGCGGCAGCCGCCTCCGCCCCGACCGCCGCGGCCTCCGCAGCCAAGCAATAA
- a CDS encoding TetR family transcriptional regulator codes for MVRRTKEDALATRNSLLDSAEILFQAHGVSRTSLNDIAQAAGTTRGAIYWHFKDKADLFNAMMERVTLPMEDALLKVDDGIAADPVKHMRAAMLHALHKTAHDEQTRRVFEVATHKVEYVDELSAVRERHLSVRNECLTRVAQDLRAAARQRGHRLPIPAPAAAHGLHALIDGLIQNWLLDPQAFDLVATGRKVFDTYLSGLGLAGDPQPAAADEG; via the coding sequence ATGGTTCGACGTACCAAGGAAGACGCGCTCGCCACGCGCAACAGCTTGCTGGATTCTGCCGAAATTCTGTTTCAGGCGCATGGCGTGTCGCGCACCTCGCTGAACGACATCGCCCAGGCCGCCGGCACCACACGTGGTGCCATCTACTGGCACTTCAAGGACAAGGCCGATCTTTTCAATGCCATGATGGAGCGGGTGACGCTGCCGATGGAGGATGCGCTGCTCAAGGTCGACGACGGCATCGCCGCCGACCCGGTGAAGCACATGCGCGCGGCCATGCTGCATGCCCTGCACAAGACGGCCCATGACGAGCAGACGCGCCGTGTCTTCGAAGTGGCCACTCACAAAGTTGAGTACGTGGATGAGCTGAGTGCCGTGCGCGAGCGCCACCTGAGCGTGCGCAACGAATGCCTGACCCGTGTGGCGCAGGACTTGCGTGCCGCCGCCCGGCAACGGGGCCACCGCCTGCCCATCCCCGCGCCCGCGGCCGCACATGGCCTGCATGCCCTGATCGACGGGCTGATCCAGAACTGGCTGCTCGATCCCCAGGCGTTCGACCTGGTGGCCACCGGCCGAAAAGTCTTCGATACCTACCTGTCGGGGCTGGGTCTGGCTGGTGACCCGCAACCCGCTGCGGCCGATGAGGGATAA